Genomic segment of Malus domestica chromosome 15, GDT2T_hap1:
TTTCCTGCACATCAATTTGCATGCAATGGCTATATACAAATACTAGCTTGGTCCTGTGTCTTAATTTGTTTCCGAAACTATAACAATGACAACAGCAACATTGGGGGGTTTCCACGGGCCAATGATTGCAGCTTCCTGGACTAAACATCGCACTTTCCAGTGGTTGCCAAATGGTCAGTTCTTATTTCTCCTTGCCATATAAGATTATATGTATTTCTAGTTTACATTGCACAGCAAATGTTTTCGACAAGGCGATACTTTGAACTACTCTAGTCTTTAGGGAAGAGAAGAAACTGATCTTGGGTGTAAGGGGATGGACATACTGCCTTAATCAATTGACTTAAGACACGTCTTTGCATAACTGGACTTTAATCAACTTTTTATTATGTTATTCAGGATTTCGGCAGAAATGTTTTCTCTCAAAGAGCTCAACTGCTAAGCTCAATTTTCACGGCATGCCATTTCTTCGGGGTGGCTTCAAGAAAACAGCAGCAACTCATGTTGCATCTCCCAACTCATCTTCCCAAAGCGTGACAACGGAGTTACTTGATGCATGGAACGATGAATATGGTGGAGTCATAATTAATTCGGAGAGCCTTCCCACGAGTACAAATGCTTTTGCATCCGCTTTTCAGGCTTCCTTGTCCAACTGGAAAATGAAGGTATAATACATGGGAAAATGAGACGCATTCGTACCATATTAATATGGATAGGCACTTTGTAAACATGGCTCAAAAGTACTATTATGTGCAGGGAAAGAGGGGGGTATGGCTCAAAATACTGCAAGAGCAAGCTGATCTTGTTCCAATTGCAGTTCAGGTAACAATTCCATAACATATGTAAAAAAATGGACTATTTCTCAATCTATATGTGTCATCCTTGCGCTGAGGCTATGGTAATTTTCTTTATACCGTTCCAAATGGACATAATATTCTTGTCCAATGGGACCTCAGAAACACTCGATTCTCATCATAACTTATTAAATTTATGGTTTTAGTTAATTACAACACATCTGACTGGCCTGTATTGATCAGGAGGGTTTCAACTATCACCATGCTGAACCAGGATATATTATGCTAACATACTGGATTCCGAAGGAACCATGTGTGCTTCCTGCTAGCCCCTCACATCAAATTGGTATTGCAGGATTTGTGATCAACAAAAAAAGAGAGGTATATATCCATGGAAATCCAATAAAGTTTTGTTCGCATTTTCGGGACCATTgcataatttgtaaatttttctgACTGATGCAACTTACATAACATAACTAAGGTTCTCGTGGTAAAAGAGAAGTGCCCTTGTAGTTGCTCCGGTGTGTGGAAGTTGCCCACTGGCTATATCAACAAGGTGAATAATTCTCATTTATTTGTTTCATGGAATTTCGGTTTCCTTGATGGACAAGAAATAATGTGATtctcttttcaattttctcaGTCTGAAGACATATTTTCTGGAGCTATCAGAGAAGTAAAAGAAGAAACTGGTGTAAGAACATAATTTTAATCATTGCCTTAATTACTTCttaataataatctaatcacACCCACTAATCACACTTTTTTATGCTCACAGATTGACACAACTTTCCTAAAAATGGTAGCTTTCAGGTGAGGTCTTGGCACCGATTTTTCCTTAGTTTGCTATGTATATAAATACGCATATGAAGTTAATTTCTATTTTCTTCTGCTAGGCATGCACACTTGGTAGCTTTTGACCAGTCAGACTTGCTCTTTGTCTGCATGCTTAAGCCATTATCCTACGAGGTCACAGTAGATGACAAGGAAATCCAAGCTGCAAAGGTATACTCAAATTTTACTCATTAGATTTCTTTGAAAGTGATCATGGTTAGGCCAGTTAATTAGACGTCATATCCTGTAAATTAGACTAATATAAAATATTCGTGTCAAAAATGTTATCGGGAAATTAATTTTTGTTCCCACTCCGATTTCTGAGTGATTGAAGTGTTTGATCATCTTCTTTTTCAGTGGATGCCTGTTGATGAGTTTATTGCCCAACCATATTACCAAGATGATTGCTTGTCAAAGAAAGTCATTGATATATGCATGGCGGCTAAAGAAGATCGTTACAGTGGATTCGTTGGTCATCAGCTCAACTCCaaaattgatggaaaattgTCTTACTTGTATTATGATGAATtctaaaatatttagaattccaTCTTATATTATTTTCCAAGGGGACACATTTAATTATCCCCTGAATCGATTATATATCATATTATAAAGATGATAATTTCCTCTATAATCTAGTCTATAACATTATTAAATAACTTGTCAaattaatgacaaaataaagattttttttataacacaAAACCaggtgttgagaatgaatttcaCATCGATGGGAAGAGGGACtttgcatgagcttataagtaagttcAGCTATAtttccaattgattttatgatggaacctAAACTCTCTACATGGTATCAAAGTAGGTAGTCCTAAAACCCAAGGACCACATGTGCTCCACTTCACCAAACGAGAATAAATCCCACATTAATAAAAGAAGAGACTTCTTGAAATTCGCCACACTTAATTACCTCATGAATCTAATGTATATCATATTATAAAGATGATCATTTCCCTATaacactattttattttttatattaaaactcTAACTGCGTGCATACGGTTGGGGGATACACTTGcgataaattataaaaaaaagaaaaagaaaaaaaaaagagaggataTTTTAGGTGCatacaaaactcaaaatttaaagaacttagacctagtttgggagtgaggtgcttaaaaaaaaagcacctatgaaaaaaagctgttagggttttaggtgtttggtaaactgaaaaaaaagggcttattttggaagctgctgtgagaataagctgaaatcaaaggaaaaagctgaagctactatttgcagctttggaaaactggttttttttcaaagcacacggggCTACAGtgctcttttaatgaaaagacccactatcagactgcttttttttccaaaagcacttttacaaaaaagtttaccaaacgctctgctgatttatttcacagccgcttattctcagaGCACAGCCacttattttcacagcagctttttttcaaagtacagcaataccaaaccagcccttagatGCAGGACGATATGctgaattttataaaaaaaacttcacaATTAATCTTTTGTCTAATTACGGTAAAGATCAAATTACAGTTGCATCTGTTGAACGCATGCATACTCTAATGTGGAACTCATGTGCATCAAGCGACTTAACACTCCTCTTTCACAAATAAAGAGAGCATCGATCCACCTATATATCGTAGTTATAAGATTGTGACAAGAACACCTGAAGATGGTTCTGCAGAGTACATCAAACCCTATACCCTAATCTGACCATACAAATACATGTGGCACACAGCCCCTGAATGTGACAAATACAACCTACCCAAATCCGCTGTGTTTTGATGGTCTTAATCCACCCGAACCCCGTTGCAAGGCAATCCTCCATACTCAGTCGTCAAGTAAGTTGTGTGAAGTTGTTCCTTAATTATCGTTTGGTATGTAGATGGGATGGGGCGGAACGGAATGGGACGGGATAAGGCGGGACGGAAtggagagggagcaaagatgccctaggatggaaacaaggaggaagaagaaggagacggagagaTTATAATTTAGTGTTTTACgaatgtggaacgagtcgttttAGGGGGGGGtgaggtggaacgaaaattcatccaaaactcgtcccgtggaacaacgcgttccacccattttaagcgcaccaaacgtggaacAGAATGCCTCGTCccactccgttccgtcccgtcccacgtaccaaacggtacggTGTGTCTTTTTAAGACACAACTTTTGTTCTTGATAGTTACGTTTGAGTTTTGAACAACCTTTCATGCTATCTTTTGTACTCTCTATTGGTGTTTGAAACATCTTATTTCCAAAACAAAGTTAATCACACACATTTATAGGATATATTAATTTGTTATTCTAGTTGTATTTTAAGTCTATCACACccaattatttgaattttttttatatatagttAACTTGAAATACTGTTACGGTGACATTTTAAGTGCAtataagttctttttcttgtttcagGCAGTactttgttttagtgttttttttttttttgaaattatctTCAGGCAGTACTTTGTTAATATGGATGACACTGTTGCCTAAAAGGTGAGCCTTTTCCTTTATTGAATGCAGTTTTCCCTCCAATTTGCTGATAAAGAAATTACTTGTTCATATTGGGTTGCAATTTTTACTGTGTGTTAAATTAGTTCTTGTGTTCTCTTCTGCCTTTTGCAGATTGTTGTTCACAGCAATAGTCCAAGGTGCACACAATTCCGGAGGGCAGGACCGCGCCAAAGAGTACGTATTTTCGTATATTTTACAAACGAATTTTGACATGATTAAATACCATGGATTGTCAATGACTTTGTTGCTTCTTTGTCATCAGGTGTATTTTGAATCGGATGATGTTAATGCCTGTATTGTGAGATGTGGGGGTCTATGTCCCGGACTCAACACAGTGATTAGGGAGATAGTATGTGGCCTGCACCATATGTATTATGTAAAGGAAGTTATCGGAGTTGATGCAAGTGATTTAAAGTATCAAACTGATTTATGGAGATTTGGATTGCATGATTCAGTGGCATCATTGGCTAATGGAGTACGTAAATTTGCAGGGAGGATACCGGGGTTTCTACTCGCGTAACACGATTGCTCACTCTAAGAGCGTGAACAACATCCATAAACGCGGCGGAACAATTATGTTCTCAGCAAGTGGAAGGACTAGAACAATTAATCAAGCATTGAACTTCATTATTTGCAGATCCTACGTATAAGATCTGAGCGGTTCCAAGAAATGCCCTCCGATAACGTGTACAGCATGCTTCTTGCTCAAAGCGCTGTCCATGGAGCAATGGCTGGTTACACAGGATTTACAGTTTGGCCTGTCAATGGGAGACTGATGGgtgcatattttcatatatttttatcatatacttcatttggattttgtatatatgaatgggttaaatgcactaatttatattgttttaatttataggCATCAAATACTggagttaaaaaaaatgaagtgaaaaatgAGCTTTTTGGGTGTCTAGAGTAATTCCAGTGGAGCAGGAGGTTAACTAGCTTCGCCAAGGCATAAGCTTTACAACAAAAAGAGACTGCAATGGTTTTGGAAATCAAATGGACATGAAAATGCTATTCAATAGACTTTAGGAGAGAACTTAATttctagtttttattatttccctttatttatttttctttaataaggACTTAAAGGTCCATTAGTGGTCATTTATTTGACCATTTCTATTGGTCTTTTCAATGCTTGACGTTGGTTTTATATATGGAGATTGGTTCTCCATTGTAAAAGAGAAGGCCACCAAACACAATACATATCAAACCATAGAAGGGTTGCGGCAAGGAAGGGAAAGGGGAAGAGTTTTCTAGTTTGTTTCTTCTTTGCTAGGGCTATGATATAGTCTAATCATGAATACTTAATTGCCTTATGGCATTGTTGTTATCAAGTTTTTCTTCCTTAATGAGTATCTTTTGCTAATTGTAATGCgcttgatttttatttagatgcttgatcaccatctaGGTTTAAATTAGGTTGATTTGAATCAAGTTAGAGTAGACGCCATACTTAACTTGGGTTTAGCTTCTTGCAATTGATACCATAACCACCTATTTGTAGATGCCAtacaattagggtttgtgtgattTTCCAACGATTTCCATAGTGCTTAATGGGTTCTTACTTGTTTAAATTCATCTAGATGCCACAAAGGGTTAACATGTAAAGATACTTTTGATGTAACCAGATGTCATGGCCTTTGAATAATTTAGGGAAAATCAATCATCAATATTGGAGAACTATTTGAACATaacatattaagggaattaagtagaattggttactGTGAATTCGGATGCCCTGGGTcttattttcttatgttttaattttattatttcgtGCATTtaatataaagtcatatttcatattttagtttaatttcaaAGTTTCATATCTTTTCCATTAAAGCTTCTCCACTATGatttgtttcaatttagttAGTAAGATTTTAGAATCAATTCGATTTATGTGGGACGATATCCGTGCTTGTATGCTATACAATCATCTTATTCGTATACTTGCGAGCACTAAAATTCGAGACTTAATgagtttaatttttgttatctAATTTACACAACAAGTTTCTGGCATGGGTGCATATTTTCATATGTTTTTATCATATACTTCCTTTGGATTTTGTATATATGAATGGGTTAAATGCTCTAATTTATATTGTTTAAATTTATAGGCATTAAATACTGGAGTTATgaaaaaatgaagtgaaaaatgAGCTTTTTGGATGTCTAGAGTAATTCCAGTGGAGCAGGAGGTTAACTAACTGCGCCATGGTATATGCGTTACAACAAGAAGAAGAGACTGCAATGGTTTTGGAAATCAAATGGACATGGAAATGCTATTCAATAGACTTTAGGAGAGAACTTAATttctagtttttattatttccctttatttatttttctttaataaggACTTAAAGGTCCATTAGTGGTCATTTATTTGACCATTTCTATTGGTCTTTTCAATGCTTGACGTTGGTTTTATATATGGAGATTGGTTCTCCATTGTAAAAGAGAAAGCCACCAAACACAATTCATATCAAACCATAGAAGGGATGCGGCAAGGAAGGGAAAAGGGAAGAGTTTTCTAGTTTGTTTCTTCTTTGCTAGGGCTACGATGTAGCCTAATCATGAATACTTAATTGCCTTGTGGCATTGTTGTTATCAAGTTTTTCTTCCTTATTGAGTATATTTTGCTAATAGTAATGCGCTTGATTTTTCTTTAGATGCTTGATCATCATCTAGGTTTAAATTAGGTTGATTGGATGCAAGTTAGAGTAGATGCCATACTTAACTTGGGTTTAGCTTCTTGTAATTGATACCATAACCACCTATTTGTAGATGCCAtacaattagggtttgtgtgattTTCCAACGATTTCCATAGAGCTTAATGGGTTCTTACTTGTTTAAATTCATCTAGATGCCATAGAGGGTTAACAAGTAAGGATACTTTTGATGCAACCAAATGCCATAACCGTTGAATAATTTAGGGAAAATCGATCATCAATATTGGGGAACTACTTGAGCATaacatattaagggaattaagtAGGATTGGTTACGGTGAATTCGGATGCCCTaggttttattttcttatgtttttaattttattatttcatgcattttattttcaagtcaaatttcatttttagtttaatttcaaattttctctcttttccatTAAAACTTCTCAATTAcaagttgttgatgcacaaaatcagtgaggactttggtacaacagaaaatgttaagtttgtgaccgtcactagattgctcctgtcactagtgtgaataagtatgtaaatggatagggacagggaagcaaacacaagatgtacgtggttcacccagattggctacgtccacggagtagaggagttctcattaattgtgaagggtttacacaagtacataggttcaaactcttctttagtgagtactagtgaatgatttagtacaaatgacattaggaaatattgtgagagaatgatctctatttatagaagagagtttctagtttcattatgacattgacacgtgttgtgttgtgattggcttttgatgttgacacgtgtcgtgttatgattgacttctgatgtcgacacgtgtcgcgctgtgattggctttttggttggagggaaactctgctgggtccttgatggtataatgttgaccggtgcttagtagttttgggattgatcaagtatggtacaaacagtgctcccctaagttctcgagtgagggaagctcctcggttggggacttgcaaaatccaagccattgagtaatcacgaaacttctaagtacctaagtatggtatcattttcacttgccttatctatctcatatgtagatgtggcatcttctctggaagtacttttccttcatccaagggtggtatctttaaccgatgaagatgcacaaggtaatgtatcaatttcacttgaagcttacttatagtttcgggcttggtcaagtgcgatacaaaccttatagtaggagtcctccaagtcaccgagctaggagatttaccgaaagaggtaacagacaaggtaagcaatcagacttccaagcaagcaacctggattggaggttcgacttcgacttccggttgattgttctcattctccttgtgtcgtaaacaacaataaggataaggagaagcaaatggagaagaaatgatatgagatacttttgcttttgaagaagtaactttccataggcttattcttgaactgggttggagggttttctggtttcctccaaagtataaggccgactcaagaatttgaaggtcaaaacaagtccatcaaatctagagtacgttcgaccctgatgatatgaaatacttttgctgttgacaaagtagtggatgtatcgacacgtgttctgttacgcttgtctccacatgtttccttgtatcattctcacttgccctatttgttcctcaggcagatgtggtatcttctctggaagcataagatgttgaagatgagtactcgagagcaatgccaggtaactaattaggcaaggggttctaggcagtcagttcctgactggaagcttgattccaagtgctgactgattgctctctttctcattgtcttgcaggtaagaacaaggccaaaggaaaagacagggaaaaagcatgatataagatactcttgcttttaaccctgatgatatgagatactcttgctctggtgtggcttgtttgcagatgtattatcgagaggaaaagaagctgagtatttcgagagactctgctgagagtgccctctcggatgtgaagaaaagttgagcattttttttatttgtaggtctgcctgactgtggaggatggaggtcgacatatataggagtctccctaacaacaaataatagtgctattcctttacccttcttggtcatagaaatgtagtgggagctgcaagtttcacgtgttttaactttgttagagcactttgaaaaaaatggtctgtggtatatggaaagctaatgttgcgtgtgaagattacagataagctttatccaaggaaatctggctctcaaagttcagagagcggtgcctcttcgattttcgaacaagcaatcttgtcggggatctagctctcgagattcagagaacggtgcctcttcgatttttgagaaagaaatcttgttgggagtctgactcttgagattcggagagcagtgtctattcgatttttaagaaagtaatcctgttgggagtctggctctcgagattcgaaaggcggtgcctcttcgatttttgagcacgtaatcctgttgggagtctggctcttgagattcggagagcggtgcctcttcaattttttagaaaggaatcctgttgggagtctgactcttgagattcatatagtagtgtctcttcgatttttgagaaagtaatcatgttagaaGTCTGACTCTAGAGATTcaaagggcggtgcctcttcgatttttaagcacgTAATCccgttggaagtctggctctcaagattcgaagagcggtgccttttcgatttttgagcaagcaatcttgttgggagtgttttctcgaatgtgagtaaaggttggggaTTTTTgtcagtctaccttgccacggagcatggaggttgacacacattaggactttctagttatcaagtagtggtgctgttcctttacccttgtgggtaatagtaaggtagctggatcttcaaaatttatgtgtctaacctttgtcagagatctttggcaaagttatctgtgatacctgatgagctaatgttgcgtgtggaaagtggtgcctcttcgatttttgaaccaatggccctgttgtcttttcttttataagggcaccaattgtgtgcaagaagtacattcagagagttattgcttgtaggaatttcccccttacttcagagatttattgcaccccatttctccttcatcatttctaagaatgtctggcctatccgaccgtcgttttgatttgaactttggtgaaaaggcagccatgccttctcaagacaacatatggcccccatcattcttatcccttactggtcatcttaccgttggggactctgtgatgaagaatgatatgaccgctgtagtggtggccatgaaccttctcactcccaaagataacagactactttccaaacggtctgacgagttggctgttaaggattctctggctctcagtgttca
This window contains:
- the LOC103415840 gene encoding nudix hydrolase 8-like, which translates into the protein MTTATLGGFHGPMIAASWTKHRTFQWLPNGFRQKCFLSKSSTAKLNFHGMPFLRGGFKKTAATHVASPNSSSQSVTTELLDAWNDEYGGVIINSESLPTSTNAFASAFQASLSNWKMKGKRGVWLKILQEQADLVPIAVQEGFNYHHAEPGYIMLTYWIPKEPCVLPASPSHQIGIAGFVINKKREVLVVKEKCPCSCSGVWKLPTGYINKSEDIFSGAIREVKEETGIDTTFLKMVAFRHAHLVAFDQSDLLFVCMLKPLSYEVTVDDKEIQAAKWMPVDEFIAQPYYQDDCLSKKVIDICMAAKEDRYSGFVGHQLNSKIDGKLSYLYYDEF